The Lonchura striata isolate bLonStr1 chromosome 8, bLonStr1.mat, whole genome shotgun sequence genomic interval GACGGCGATTAACACATTGCCAAACCGTGTCCCTCAGCCAGCGTCAGATAAAACGCGGGTCCCTTCTGACTCATGAAAATCCTGATTTGATgagaggggacagcggggagggGAGATGCCCCGGCTCGGTGCCCGCCGGGGCTCGCCTCTGACATCAGCACGGATCCGGCCATAAAAGCGGCCACCGGCGGGGACTCCGCTCGCACAGCCGCGCCGGGCTCAGCGGGACGGCAGCCGCCGCCTctgcccgccccgccccggtaagtgcggccccgccgctcctctctgcctgccgGGATGCTCTTCTGCTGGGTAACTCCCCAGCGCTGCTTTGCCtccgtctgtctgtctgtcctcgCGTCTGTCCAGCCGGCTggtggggatggggtgggggggggggcggtCCAAAAGTTGGTGGCCACAGCACACCTGAGCTCCCGGCAGCCCGGTGTGTCTCCTGCTCAGCACTTTTCCTTCGCGAAAGTCGCTGGAAATGGAGCagccgccgcagccccgccgtGTCCTGCCTCGCCCGGCTCCTCCGCTTggctcccctccctgctccctgctttgGGTGGCTGCAGAGACCCAGCCCAGCGCTCAGCCTGCCCCTGCTCAGCGCCTCAGTGCCGTGAAGTGTGGCACAGGGTGTTCCCAGGCTGTCATTTCAGCAGCCGCGGCCAGGGGTGGGTGCCAAGGGTGCAGAGGTGATCGTCCATGCATCCAttacccatccatccatccatccatccatccatccatccatccatccatccatccatccatcatccatccccCATCCGTGGCTCTGCAGCAAGCCTTGCATTTCAGTGGTGGACTTGTTCCCTTGGGCTCTGGGGTGCAACAGGTTTATTGAGGGTCCCAGAGAAAATCAGGCCTGTCCTAAGGCACTAGACTAGGACCAAGAGCTATTTCAATGACCATGAAGTTTGCGCAGCTCATGTTTGAAGGTGGTATTTTCCCCAGAGGTGTCAGCCCCAGCAAACTCTGTTGCTGTCCCCAAGCCCTTTGCTGCTGGCCCAGGGACGCTGTGACGGGGACACACATCAACAGCCAAATCCCTTCTCCCCTGCAGTCACATCGGAgtcctcagcagggctcaggagaCTTCACAGCCGAGTCACAGCGGCCTGGAAGTGCTGGGGATGAAGCTGCGGGTCGCCTgcctcctgtggctgctgctcgTCTGCCTGACCCTGCCCGCCAGCCACGGCCGCGTCCGTGAGCGCTCCATGGAAATCAGGAGTAAGGAGAACATGAGTAAGGGACTCACCCCAGCCACCCcctgcctccagccccctcTGCATCCCCAGGCTCAGCTGCACTTGGggggtgaggagctgctggagcacaggtCCGCTTTCAAACAGCCTTTGCAGCAGCTTTTACCCTCCTCatcccctttccctgctccctggtgCTCCCATCCCCTCCCTCGTGGGCGCAATGCCCCGTCCCCTTCCCGGCCACCCAACCCCCGACGGGCTCTCGGCTTTTCCCTCGCAGACCCGGACATCGACCCCTCGTGGTACACGGGCCGCGGGATCCGGCCGGTGGGGCGCTTCGGGAGGCGGCAAGCCcagggcgggggcggcgggcccgggcagcggggctgcgccgccccccgcccgccccggctgCGGCTGAGCCCCTGAACTGGAGCTGGCAATAAAatcccttctcctctccccccGTGTCCCAGCCTCTCTGTTCCGATCCGCAGCGTGGTGCGACCCCCAAATCTGCATGGTCGCCATGGGTTTCTGTGTGACGGTGGGACTGCGCCTGTGGGACAGTGGGACAGCCCTTCCCTCTCACATTTATCCCCTCACACCCCAAGAAACACCCTAAAAATGATCTCAGAGGGACCCCTTTCCCAGGGGtctcccaggggtgtccccaacACCTTCATTTCCATGAGCTGGGGACAGAAACAGGCATGCCATTTCTGGGGAGCTGGGGTCAGAAACACCTGGGGAGATTGTGATGCTCTgtccaccacactgccatgctCCAAAACCTCAGAGATCACTGCCCTGCAGACAGGGTgagtgctgctgcctctggagaGAGCACAGGtggttttttcttctcttccagccAAGGGGAGCTCCCACGGTGGGCTCAAAATTGTGTAAAGGAGAGGCCCAGCAAGGCACAGGGCACTGTGACACCACACGTTGGCTTTGGCCCCCTTCTGGCTCGGTGATTGCCCCCAAGGTTGAGCTGTGACCCCTGTAATGGGTGGATGGGGTGAGGGGAGCACTGGCTCTGgtccctgccacccccaggcTTCCTGTGGTTCCCTACAGTCTGACATGCAGGataggtggggaaaaaaatacacctTTAAGGCAATATTCTCTTTATTTGCAGCCTGGGTGTAAAACCACCGGGATCTTTGCTTTGGGAAATTAAACCCTCCCTTTtcagagggaaagggagatggAGGAGGTGACAGCTGGGGGTGGGGGCACGTCACCAGTCAGGGTTGGTGGCAGTGCTCCTGGCAGCTTgtgcttttctctggaaatggAAGATTGGAGGAAGAAATCCCTGTGCTTTACCTCCCAGCTGAAGATGGAGCTAAAGGGGTGAAGAGGCCCTGGGTACCCAGGATGGGCTCTGAACGGGCTGTGAGAGGGAGGGTGGCCAGGCTGAGCCgtccctgcagctctgagccCCCCTGCTTTGTCACTGTCCCCAAAGGAGGTGGGGTCCAGCCCTGCTGAGTGCAGAGTGTCACATCCTCAGCTCCGGCAGCACCCCGTGCTCGTCCTGCTTGCCCTCAGGTCCACAGTCACCCTCCCACGTGGGGATGGCTTGGAtgccttctctttttccctcctcaGGAGTTCCTGGACTAGGAGGAAACACAAGGCAAAGAAGGGCTCCTTTCTCCTGCCAGTGGTTGGGATGCAATGGCCACCCCGTGTCCCACCCCAGGGCAccatcccacagctccctgAACAGCTGAGCTGGGGACGCCGTTGCACTACCAGACTGGATACCAGTGCAAAATACAATTGTGGCTCTGGGAGAAGGCCTGGAAGCCCTGTCTGACACTGGAATATCTCGGGGTGGATCTGTCCATCCTTCTGCCTTGAGGGGTGGGGCAGGCTGGACTGGCTGGGAGGAACATCTCGGTGACAAGCAGGGCAATGAAGGGGCTGAACCTTTCAGGGGCTGGGCCATGGTTCACCTGGAGCCATCCCATGACTCACCTATGGCCATGAAGACATCATTTACTTGGTGGTTGGATTTTGCAGATGTCTCCATGAACAGGAGGCCTTTTGTTCGTGCAAAGTCTTTTCCCTCCTAAGAGAAACAAGCAGAGTTATTCCCCTGcccgctctggggctgctcGTTCAGTTTTATGGTGGATTTCATGTACAGGGACTTCAGAGGTGTCTGAAAACCTCTTAAAAGGTTGAATTTCCTTGGAACTTTTTCTTGGATGTATCCCAGTGCTTTCTGTGTGGGGTGATGAGGGAAACCCAGGCACTCACCTCAGTGGTGACCTCTCGCTCAGCAGCAAGGTCAGTCTTGTTGCCCACCAGAGCAATCACAATTTCATCAGGAAGgaatttcttctccagctcctccagccacaGCTTTGCTCTGCTGAATGTTTGCTGGAGAGATGTAGACAAAACCACCCAGTGATCAGGTTTTGATTTAATCCCTTTGTCTCAGGCGAAGCCAGCTGGGTGGCACCAAACCAGAGAGGGTGGGGAGGTTCTGCTTGAGGGATAAATCACCCTTGAATGGGATTCATGGCAGCAGAAAACCACCCCTGAGTGGTGGCAGGTCCTGCCAGAGCCTTACCTTGTTAGCAATGTCATAAACGAGGAGGGCAGCGTGGGCATCCCGGTAGTAGAGGTGGCAGACACTCTGGTACTTCTCCTGGCCAGCCGTGTCCCAGATCTCAAACTTGACAGTGGCCTCCTCCAGGTTGAGTATCTGTGTGAAGAAGGAGCCTGCAGGCAAGATGCAGGGTGTGTGTTCACTTGGAGCAAGAGCAGGGAGCTCAGACCCCCTGCCCTGAGGCCAAACACATCCTGAAGGTCATTAATGATGCTCTAATGCACAGAATCCAGGGGGGACTTCTTGTGATcgctggcactgggctgaggtGGCCCTTCCTGGCAGCAGATCTGGGGGGATGACACCAGGTTTGATGCTGGATAACTCTGAGCTTTGCAGAATAGCCCCCAGAGACAGCTCCACCTTACTGGTGGGTCAGAGCTGTGAATGGGAATATCCATGGAAAGGGCTCCCACTGGAGGGGGGCCTCCATCCTTTCCTTCAGGGAGCAGATGTCTGGTCCACAAGCAGAGGGGCAAGAGGAGAAGCTCCACTTTGCTCTGCTCCACCAGCTGGCTCTTCAGTTGCAGGTGGGATCAAAGCCTCTGTACCTGCTGTGCCTTCTTAAGACAAAACCCAGGTGCATCTCATAAAATGAATATATGTAATGTCTAGGAGCTGCAGGACCTAGGCAGGGGGAATTGCCACTAGGTGATCTTTAATGCAAACCTTTCTAAGAGACCCTCCTGGGGTGCCTGAATAGCTGGGAAGGCAGCACAGCATGCAAGGAGCAGATAGGCTGCACAGTTTACTCATCattctgctgctcacctgcctctacaaagcagcacaaagccaGACCTGTGCAATGTGGATGTGGCTTTGCTTGTGGCCTGGCGCTGGAAATGGGCTGGAAATGCAGAGATGTGAAAGGGGAGGTTCTGCCTTTTGGGCAAATCTGCACCATGCTCCAAAGTAGGTCTGTGCTACTGCAAGATGGACCAAGCAGCTGTCCTGCACCCCACCCTGCTGCAGGGAAATGCACCGGGCCTGGTCTCGTGTCCAGAGCCACCCAGCTGTTGGAGCCACTCACTCACATCCCACGgttggcagcagctccctgaaGTCGTTCTTCACGTATCTGTAGGCCAGGCTTGACTTGCCCACGGACATGCTGCCCAGCAGGACCACCTTGTACATGTAGGAGGGACGAGGCCCCTCTGGGGAGATGCCCAGAGTCACTGTCTGTGCCATGCCCTGCAAGGAAACCAGCTCTGCTCAATGGGCATCTGCCAGTGAGCCCAGGATCAGCtgagcctcctgcagcagctgggcaggtgGGGCTTAACTCCAGAAGAGGCTggaataaaatcaaattattaatATCATAAGCTGCACATTTAATGCATCAAAGCATCTGCCACTGTCAGCTTTGACCAGGAGGTGGAGATGTTTAGGAAGGAACTCGATGCCAGAAGCTTCCTTGGATGTAGGGGAGGAGATAggaggaatttcccagcagagGGAAATCCCTTCTGGCTGTGCCTTGCTCTCCAGGACACctccttccccagagccccgggGAAGAGCTTAGGCTGATGTCCCTCATTTATCCTGGCTAGGAGTTTCATCAGGAGAACCTCAGGAATGAGAGGCCTTGGCCCGAGCacccctgaggagcagcagcacatcaAGAAGGTGACAAATGCTCCTGCACCCTGGGTAAAGACCCCCAGGCAAACCAAGCCCCTGGAATGCCACCCCCATGTCACCCCAGAGTGTGACAGAccaccctgctgtgcccagggatggCAGGGAAACACAGACCCAGTAACAGGGATTGCCTCAAACCTGTCTGGaagagagctgctgcagagccttgGCTGTACCCTGAGCAGTGGGACCTCCCGGGTGACACGCGTGTcccctcctcccagccctgggtCACAGAAGTGCCACTGCCCCGCTGCTGGGTGGGAACTGCCAGTGCAGGCAGCAAACAACACTTTGCCCTGCTCTGTCCTGGTTCCTCCTCACAGAGCTCCTCCTCCAAAAATACTCAGCTCATGTGGACAGTGATAGAGGAGAGAGGGAAGTTCACGGGGTGTTGGGCTGAGCAGGAtgccagggtgagctctgctgGAATGGGAGCCTTCCCTCCATGTGGAAGAAAGCCCTGGTGGGGCAGACAGCAGGGATCTGCAAGACTTCTGATGAAGAATTGGTGCAATTCCTACCTGGGCCTCGGGGCCGTGGCTGTGGAAGCAAGAAGTACCTTTACAAAGACAcctacagcagcagcagcagcagtggagctccctgtccctgcagctccctttCCTGACAAAAGCCCCTTGTTCCTGTGAGCTGCTCATCCCACGTGGCTCCTTTATTTTGCCTGTCCTCCCTCTGCAATCTGGCAGGCTCCAAACCTTTAGTTCTTCATTAAGGCTGTCATTAAGAGTGTTCCTTGGCTGAACCCAGGTCTGTATCTTTAGATCTAAGTAGTTTTTTGCTGGGTGAGACAGGCTTTAATCCCCTTAAAAAACACAAGTAACATCATCTCCCCCAGCTCATGCAGCCCTGTGATGAAGAGCAGAATCACAGTTTGTGCAGAACAGCTAGTTACTCATATTTTTCAAGCAGGAAAAAGATAAGCCCTGTGGCACAGCATGAATGTCCTTCTTAGGGTATTGATCACATACATGAGGCTCTTTGTAGGCTGGGAACAAAACTGCCATCCATTCTGGGAAGTTATTGTCAGTGATAAGCCATAAAACTCTCTAAGGAAACAGGAAGCTGCTTGAAAACTACCCAAGGTTGTCTATACTAAACACAGTTCCTCATAatttccctctgctgctctctgtccAACCTGAGAAAGATGGGTTGATGCTGGAACAAAACTCACTTGAGATTTACTGCAATGCGTTTTGCCAAAGTTCACTTGAAACAATTTTCTTCCCCATGTTAAGAGGCAGAGGGTGAGGCTCCCTTCCCACCTGAGGAGGATGGCAAGGGAGCAAAACAAGTGACTTTGTTCTGATTCagtggaaaatgggatttaaggggaaatggtggggcctttgtcttctttttttgttggaAAAGGAGAGTACAGAGTAAAACCCTGCACTTGCTGGATAAGGGACTATGGGAAAAGCATCCAGATATCTACTGTCATCAATTTGGAGAGCAACAGCTGAGGTGGTGCAGGAGTCTCCTTGTGCCAAGAGGACATGCTGAGGGTCAGGGAAAGCTCAACCCCCTCAGATCCAGTGTAgtcagagaaaataaaccaattTATCTGCAATCAGGTGTAAACACCCTGCTGGTGGATTTAGTCTTCAGGTACAGCTTGATATTTTCAGGCAGTCGTGTCTAGCAGCAAATATTAGGGGCAGGCTTGCTTGATCCTACACTTGTCTTGAAGGTGAGTTCCCAAACAGCCACAACACCAATCATTTCTCACTTCCTAGAGGAGGATTAAACATTGCTGCACCCAGGGAATTGTGTTCAGCATCTTTAACCTGGGCAGGAGGGATTCTGGCGTATTTGTTGTCAGGGGATAAGACTTTTATTTCCATAGGAAAGCAGTAATAAAAGAAAAGTCATGCATGCCTTTGGGGATCGAGTCACTGAGAAGTCTTATTTAAAAGTCTGTTTAGTTTCCTggcaaattaattttctttaaatgtaatgATGTCTTACTGGTGTCTAAGATTTTCTAGGTCCTAATACCATTAAAGCCATTTGCTCAGTTTCTGCAAAGGGGTGCAAGAGTGAACCAGAACAAAAATTACTAAGCACTTCAGAAAAATTACAGGACTTCAACAGTTAATTGTGTAAGTCTGCAGTATTTAACCCTGCAGGTTTCAGACACAATATTTCAGGTTCTTTCAGATTTAGATACTTAActttctcccccctccccccccccccccccacacacacaagATAGTTGTCATGCACCTACCTCCCCAGTAAATTTCTAGCATTCAGCTcaaagctctgctctgcttATGGGAGCCTCCTCCTTACCTGCTTAAGCTCTGGCTTAAATAAGAAAGTGTCCACTCAGAAAGTTCACTGAAGCCAGGGTTACCAGGGgatagaaaaaaatcccaactgcAAAGACATAAAGTGTAAATATTAGATTTACACAGTGATGGTATCTCAGAAGAAGCAGCTCCCTCAAAGCGAAGTTGGAAGGGAATGAGGATCTCTAACCCCGCGGGGAAGTAAGGCTGCAATAAACGGGACCGCCCTGGGCTGCGGGAGAgacccagagctctgctgacaccttcCCAACAGCTCTGGGAGGATGGGGTAGGGCAGAGGCCTTCCTAAAGCCTCTTTCCTTGGGCAGGAGTCACCGAGGACCGTGCCACCCTTCGTGCCTCGGACGCGAGGCTGCTCCGTGAGGATGAGAGGATGAGAGGCTCTCCAGAGCTCGCCTGGGAAAGGCGCCTTGGAGGGGGCGgctcggggctggggctgcccgcTGGGGAATTCCTGCGCGGAGGATGCCTCCACCTTCCCGAATCCTTGTGTCCTGCGGAGGATGCCTCCACCTTCCCGAATCCTTGTGTCCTGCGGAGGATGCCTCCACCTTCCCGAATCCTTGTGTCCTGCGGAGGATGCCTTCTCCTTCCCGAATCCTTGTGTCCTGCGGAGGATGCCTCCACCTTCCCGAGTCCTTGTGTCCTGCGGAGGATGCCTTCTCCTTCCCGAATCCTTGTGTCCTGCGGAGGATGCCTCCACCTTCCCGAATCCTTGTGTCCTGCGGAGGATGCCTTCTCCTTCCCGAATCCTTGTGTCCTGCGGAGGATGCCTCCACCTTCCCGAGTCCTTGTGTCCTGCGGAGGATGCCTCCGCCTTCCCAAGCCTCGCCGTCCCGCCAGGGCCGGGTCCGTGTGTCAGGGCTGGCAGGCTGGCCGCCCCATCCCTGGGGCCGAGCCTCTCCGTGCCGGGAGCAGCTGAAAGCGAAAGCGCCGGCTCCGGGAGCGGTGTCAAAGGTGAGAGAGGCAGCCCGAGCTCAGTGAACCTTAGACCTGGCACCAGGGCGAAGCTCTGGCGGCCAGGCAAGACGGCGAGAGGCTGTTGTGTTGTCACCGTGGCCATGGCCCCGcaccctccatccctgcctccgtccttccctccccactccccacGCTGGGCTTTGGCGGTGGTGGCGGTGGATGGACGCacggacggacagacagacggaTGAATGGGTGGGCGGGACTTTGTCCATGTCTTGGGATCCAAGAGCATCCCAGCTGCCAAGGAAATGGGGGTAAAACCCCCTCGGGCCCCCCAAGGTTTGAGGATTAGGGAGGGCTGGGTGTGGCTGCAGTCATGGCACACACGGGATCTGTGCTCTCTGGATTTTTATAACATGGCAATTTCTGCTGCTGAACGTTAGACCTGGCTTTGGTCTCGTGCCAGGTACGGGCTCAGATATCCTGGGCTTGGGATTGCAAAGGGGATGTGCTTTGTGGGAGAAGATGTGCCCACTTGTCTGGTAAAatgcttgggctgctcctgagTTTGGGAGATACAAAGTGAGCAAAAACTGAGCGTTTTACTGCCTGTTAATTAAGGTAATAGATGGTTACCCCAGGCCCCTGGGGCTCAGTGTTTTGCAGAAGGCTGCTCTTGTTCAGTATCTTGAGAGAGAAATCACAGCATGCTATACTGCATTGGGATAATGGGTCTGGAGTGAGAATGGGGAGATCTGATATTTAGACATCTGAATGACaataattctgtgtttctgtcacTCCTCTTGTCATAGTGTCTTTCCTTCAAGCAAGATATCTGGAAGTGAAACAGACATAACAAAATCTAGTCCTAATGGTTATAGGGAACAGGATGAAAAGCAGAAGTCCTACAAGAAAGCTTAAAAACAATATCATGCTagtactgaaatgaaaaatgtgtcTTGTGACTTCCAAGGCCTAAGCACTGTGGTTCAATTACTTCCCATTTCAGTGATGAAAAGCCATGTACAGTTTCATTTCCCAGGTCCTTCccatcagctctgcagaggctCGCACTGGATTTGGGGATCCTTTGAACACAGTTCCTAACAACTCTATGAATAAGTACAGTTTTTCCAGCCCAGAAACAGTTCAATGTGCTCCCACCCCTTTCTTATAACTTGTTTCCCAAAGGAACTGActtaaagctttttattttttgtttttttttttttttttttttttttttatttatttattttatttctagggCTTTGGATTAGTCAGTCCTTCAGTGTGAGTCTCTGTGACCCTGTGCAAAGTTGCACTGGTACAACAAGGGGGAAGGAAGATGTTTCAGGATTTTGGAAGCGCTGAATGTGGATATCTTGAGATGGGGTTGCTGCAACAGGAATCCTTGCCCACATCAATGATTTTACCCACTGGTTTGGACCTACAGGCTCTGGTAGCATCATGCACCTACACTATGCATCTAATTTTTAGTAGGAAAAAAAGGCTGGGAGGTTTTGAAGCTTTATGAATGGATGGCTTTGTCAGGACTAGGAGAAACTTCATTCCCAGTTTGTGCTGCTCTGTTATTTTCATACCAGCCTCCTCTGCCCCAGCAGATGTCACATCTCAGAGGCCTTTGTGAAGGGCTTTTATAAAAGAAGGTGGTGGGGATAAGTGCCATGGCCTGGCTGGAGgcctgcagagcccaggggaAGCTGTCCCTTGTGTGGGATGGGACAGCCTCCCCTGGAAGGCTCCTCTGAGCTCCTGCTGAGCCAGACCCACTAGAGGGCACAGCTCATCTGCCTTTTCCGACAGCGaggatgctgctgcccagtCTCATGTCTGACCCGGCCAGCCAAACAGGCACCAGTCCAGGAGCAATGCACTGAGGTCTCCTGCCAGAAATGTGGATGGACAGCCAAGCTTTTCTTGCTCTTTGCTCTCCAAACAACTGGAATGTGAACATCTCTGATAAGCACTGTTGCAGTGCCAGAGAGCCAGTGGTTGTTCTGTCTGCTTGCCTGCTTCTTCTGAGGGAAAATATGCAGGATGCTGAGGATCAGACCCTTTCAGTGGTGAGTGGTTTGCAAATAGAGACTGTGGCTGCATTGGTACTGGAAGAGTAGAGCACCTGGAGAATCCTGCACAAACTTGGGGATACACCTTGCTGTGCTTGTGCAGTGAAGGGATCCTCTctggaaataaattttactGGTAAAAACTGGACATGGgttgtttttctgaggtttAGGGACTGCATTTCATTTTAGAGCCGCCTGATGTAATTGTGTCATGAGAATTTGGAGGATGGGTC includes:
- the PRLH gene encoding prolactin-releasing peptide; translation: MKLRVACLLWLLLVCLTLPASHGRVRERSMEIRNPDIDPSWYTGRGIRPVGRFGRRQAQGGGGGPGQRGCAAPRPPRLRLSP
- the RAB17 gene encoding ras-related protein Rab-17; the protein is MAQTVTLGISPEGPRPSYMYKVVLLGSMSVGKSSLAYRYVKNDFRELLPTVGCSFFTQILNLEEATVKFEIWDTAGQEKYQSVCHLYYRDAHAALLVYDIANKQTFSRAKLWLEELEKKFLPDEIVIALVGNKTDLAAEREVTTEEGKDFARTKGLLFMETSAKSNHQVNDVFMAIVQELLRREKEKASKPSPRGRVTVDLRASRTSTGCCRS